The following proteins are encoded in a genomic region of Pseudoxanthomonas suwonensis 11-1:
- the ruvC gene encoding crossover junction endodeoxyribonuclease RuvC, giving the protein MNAARVPLPAVRILGIDPGSQRTGVGIIDVEAGGRVRHVHHQPLVLLGEGDFAARLKRLLHGLTGLIEEYQPQEVAIEQVFVGRSADSALKLGQARGAAISAVVLRDLPVSEYAAREVKLAVVGTGAADKAQVQHMVAAMLGLPGKLQADAADALAIALTHAHVRATAQRLGVSTRLAWRK; this is encoded by the coding sequence ATGAACGCCGCGCGCGTGCCGCTGCCCGCCGTGCGCATCCTCGGGATCGACCCGGGTTCGCAGCGTACCGGCGTGGGCATCATCGACGTGGAGGCCGGCGGCCGCGTGCGCCACGTGCACCACCAGCCGCTGGTGCTGCTGGGCGAAGGCGACTTCGCCGCGCGCCTGAAGCGGCTGCTGCACGGGTTGACCGGGCTGATCGAGGAGTACCAGCCGCAGGAAGTGGCGATCGAGCAGGTGTTCGTGGGCCGCAGCGCGGATTCGGCGCTCAAGCTGGGCCAGGCCCGCGGCGCGGCGATCAGCGCGGTGGTGCTGCGCGACCTGCCGGTGTCCGAGTACGCCGCGCGCGAGGTGAAGCTGGCCGTGGTCGGCACCGGCGCCGCGGACAAGGCCCAGGTCCAGCACATGGTCGCGGCCATGCTCGGCCTGCCCGGCAAGCTCCAGGCCGACGCCGCCGACGCGCTGGCCATCGCCCTGACCCATGCGCACGTGCGGGCCACCGCCCAAAGGCTCGGCGTCAGCACCAGGCTGGCCTGGAGGAAATAG
- a CDS encoding GNAT family N-acetyltransferase: MSLAIRRATVDDAATLSSLCARTFTETFGHLYPPEDLEAFLGEAYTPERQATILGHPDYAVWLLEEDGVAVGHAAAGPCGLPHPEVKPGDGELKRLYVLASHQGCGWGSRVFAEAERWLLRDGPRTLWIGVWSGNHGAQRFYARHGYEQVGTYEFPVGRVRDLEYILRREAA, from the coding sequence GTGAGCCTGGCCATCCGGCGCGCGACGGTGGATGACGCGGCGACCCTGTCGTCGCTGTGCGCGCGCACCTTCACCGAGACCTTCGGCCACCTCTATCCGCCGGAGGACCTCGAGGCCTTCCTGGGCGAGGCCTACACGCCGGAACGCCAGGCCACGATCCTCGGCCATCCCGACTACGCGGTGTGGCTGCTGGAGGAGGACGGCGTCGCGGTCGGCCATGCCGCGGCCGGTCCCTGCGGACTGCCGCATCCGGAAGTGAAGCCCGGCGACGGCGAGCTGAAGCGGCTGTACGTGCTGGCCTCGCACCAGGGCTGCGGCTGGGGCTCGCGGGTCTTCGCCGAGGCCGAACGCTGGCTGCTGCGCGACGGCCCGCGCACCCTGTGGATCGGGGTCTGGTCGGGCAACCATGGCGCCCAGCGCTTCTACGCCCGCCACGGCTACGAACAGGTCGGCACCTACGAGTTCCCGGTAGGCCGGGTCCGCGACCTGGAATACATCCTGCGCCGCGAAGCGGCCTGA
- a CDS encoding alpha/beta fold hydrolase, which yields MADTEAVPCTRVLLVHGLWNQPWWLLPLAWRLRRLGFQVERFGYPSIVGGPEPAIEALVARLRGGLPCHLVGHSLGGLVAVEALRRSPDLPVRRVVCLGSPLCGSATAQYLAAQRPLAWVLGRSAPLLLCGCRPWEGRAELGVIAGDLPRGISRLLAAVGLESDGTVALSETHLPGARDYCRVRASHTGLVLSAEAARQVAAFLRHGAFAREGQGEDGAGGGGARL from the coding sequence ATGGCGGACACGGAAGCCGTGCCCTGCACGCGCGTGCTGCTGGTGCACGGGCTGTGGAACCAGCCATGGTGGCTGCTGCCCCTGGCGTGGCGCCTGCGCCGATTGGGCTTCCAGGTGGAGCGCTTCGGCTATCCCAGCATCGTCGGCGGTCCGGAGCCGGCGATCGAGGCGCTGGTCGCGCGCCTGCGTGGTGGTCTCCCGTGCCACCTGGTCGGGCACAGCCTTGGCGGCCTGGTCGCGGTCGAGGCCCTGCGCCGTTCGCCGGACCTGCCAGTGCGGCGGGTTGTCTGCCTGGGATCGCCGCTGTGTGGCAGTGCGACCGCGCAATACCTCGCCGCCCAGCGCCCCCTCGCCTGGGTACTCGGCAGGAGCGCGCCGCTGCTGCTGTGCGGCTGCCGGCCGTGGGAGGGCAGGGCCGAGCTGGGGGTGATCGCCGGGGACCTGCCGCGTGGTATCAGCCGGCTGCTGGCGGCGGTGGGCCTGGAGTCCGACGGCACCGTGGCCCTGTCCGAGACCCACCTGCCCGGCGCCAGGGACTACTGCCGGGTGCGCGCCAGCCATACCGGCCTGGTCCTGTCGGCGGAAGCGGCGCGCCAGGTGGCCGCGTTCCTGCGCCACGGCGCGTTCGCGCGGGAGGGCCAGGGCGAAGACGGCGCGGGCGGGGGCGGTGCGCGGCTATAA
- a CDS encoding YebC/PmpR family DNA-binding transcriptional regulator, with protein MGRGPSIEARKNATDAKRGKIFTKLIREIGVAARAGGGDPANNPRLRAAVDKSLASNMSKDVIERAIKKATGELEGVEYEEVRYEGYAPGGVAVIVDCLTDNRVRTVADVRHAFSKCGGNMGTEGSVSFMFKRLGVLSYEAGADEEKITEAAIEGGADDVVVYPEDGAIDVVTAPENFDAVKQALEAAGLAPGYAEITFRADNDIAVSGETAQQVQKLLHMLEDLDDVQNVYSNADLGDAG; from the coding sequence ATGGGTCGCGGTCCCTCGATCGAAGCGCGCAAGAACGCCACCGATGCCAAGCGTGGCAAGATTTTCACCAAGCTGATCCGCGAGATCGGCGTGGCCGCCCGCGCCGGCGGCGGTGATCCGGCCAACAACCCGCGCCTGCGCGCGGCGGTGGACAAGTCGCTGGCCTCGAACATGTCCAAGGACGTGATCGAGCGCGCGATCAAGAAGGCCACCGGCGAGCTGGAAGGCGTCGAGTACGAGGAAGTGCGTTACGAGGGTTACGCCCCCGGCGGCGTCGCAGTGATCGTCGACTGCCTGACCGACAACCGCGTGCGTACCGTGGCCGACGTGCGCCACGCCTTCTCCAAGTGCGGCGGCAACATGGGCACCGAGGGCTCGGTGTCCTTCATGTTCAAGCGCCTGGGCGTGCTCAGCTACGAGGCTGGGGCCGACGAGGAGAAGATCACCGAGGCGGCGATCGAGGGCGGTGCCGACGATGTCGTCGTGTACCCGGAGGACGGCGCGATCGACGTGGTCACCGCTCCGGAGAACTTCGACGCGGTGAAGCAGGCGCTGGAGGCGGCCGGCCTGGCCCCGGGCTATGCCGAGATCACCTTCCGCGCCGACAACGACATCGCCGTGTCCGGCGAGACCGCGCAGCAGGTGCAGAAGCTGCTGCACATGCTCGAGGACCTGGACGACGTGCAGAACGTCTATTCGAACGCCGACCTGGGCGACGCCGGCTGA
- a CDS encoding DUF3011 domain-containing protein, whose protein sequence is MTRILTAVLVLCLALAATAPAVAAPGDDLRRLPTAQQVDRIDREYAAQSRGRVIPDDQLDYYLAQVQRGWGMDQVRKDISGSLRGQGNRRWNGSSWSGATLVCSSNDRRRRECRTPFRGRPVLVENISGTRCVEGRNFGGGNGTMWVDDGCRGRFAEGRGPVTGNTGQVVRCESNDNREKACAFSGRAVLVKQLSKAACIEGRTWGQRGNTLWVDDGCRGEFAQASGPAPGRPGQWGQNSNYSITCASDDKRRRTCDWDRRQGRPVVIQQISSTRCDENRNWGWNGNSIWVDGGCRARFGAR, encoded by the coding sequence ATGACCCGGATCCTTACCGCCGTCCTCGTGCTGTGCCTGGCGCTGGCCGCCACCGCGCCCGCGGTTGCCGCCCCCGGCGACGACCTGCGCCGCCTGCCCACCGCCCAGCAGGTCGACCGGATCGACCGCGAATACGCCGCGCAATCGCGTGGCCGGGTCATCCCCGACGACCAGCTCGACTACTACCTGGCCCAGGTCCAGCGCGGCTGGGGCATGGACCAGGTGCGCAAGGACATCTCCGGCTCGCTGCGGGGCCAGGGCAACCGCCGCTGGAACGGCTCCAGCTGGAGCGGCGCGACGCTGGTCTGCTCCAGCAACGACCGCCGCCGGCGCGAGTGCCGCACCCCGTTCCGCGGCCGCCCGGTGCTGGTCGAGAACATCTCCGGCACCCGCTGCGTCGAGGGCCGCAACTTCGGCGGCGGCAACGGCACCATGTGGGTCGACGACGGCTGCCGCGGCCGCTTCGCCGAGGGTCGTGGCCCGGTCACCGGCAACACCGGCCAGGTCGTGCGCTGCGAGAGCAACGACAACCGCGAGAAGGCCTGCGCCTTCAGCGGCCGCGCCGTGCTGGTGAAGCAGCTGTCCAAGGCCGCCTGCATCGAGGGCCGCACCTGGGGCCAGCGTGGCAACACCCTGTGGGTGGACGACGGCTGCCGCGGCGAGTTCGCCCAGGCCAGCGGCCCGGCACCCGGCCGCCCGGGCCAGTGGGGCCAGAACAGCAACTACAGCATCACCTGCGCCAGCGACGACAAGCGCCGCCGCACCTGCGACTGGGACCGCCGCCAGGGCCGCCCGGTCGTGATCCAGCAGATCTCCAGCACCCGCTGCGACGAGAACCGCAACTGGGGCTGGAACGGCAACAGCATCTGGGTCGATGGCGGATGCAGGGCGCGGTTCGGCGCGCGCTAA
- the ruvA gene encoding Holliday junction branch migration protein RuvA — MIGRLRGTLVLKQPPWLVVDVNGVGYELEAPMSTFYDLPELGREVSLFTHYAQKEDSVSLYGFLRESERRLFRDVQKVSGIGAKIALAVLSGVSVDEFARLVQAGDVTALTRIPGIGKKTAERMVVELRDRAADLAGGGAVAGMTAAPGDPMADAATALQQLGYKPADAQRMARDAAAPGDEAAAIIRKALQSALR, encoded by the coding sequence ATGATTGGAAGACTGCGCGGAACCCTGGTGCTGAAGCAGCCGCCGTGGCTGGTGGTCGACGTCAACGGCGTCGGTTACGAGCTGGAGGCGCCGATGAGCACCTTCTATGACCTGCCGGAGCTGGGACGCGAGGTCTCGCTGTTCACCCATTACGCGCAGAAGGAGGACAGCGTCTCGCTGTACGGCTTCCTGCGCGAGAGCGAGCGGCGGCTGTTCCGCGACGTGCAGAAGGTCAGCGGCATCGGCGCGAAGATCGCGCTGGCGGTGCTGTCCGGGGTGAGCGTGGACGAGTTCGCGCGCCTGGTGCAGGCCGGCGACGTCACCGCGCTGACCCGGATCCCGGGCATCGGCAAGAAGACCGCCGAGCGCATGGTGGTGGAGCTGCGCGACCGCGCCGCCGACCTCGCCGGCGGCGGCGCAGTGGCCGGGATGACCGCGGCGCCGGGCGATCCCATGGCCGACGCCGCCACCGCCCTGCAGCAGCTCGGCTACAAGCCGGCCGATGCGCAGCGCATGGCCCGCGACGCCGCCGCCCCCGGCGACGAGGCCGCGGCCATCATCCGCAAGGCCCTGCAGTCCGCCCTGCGCTGA
- a CDS encoding AraC family transcriptional regulator yields MVDRLAVLLERFPVSARVFNAGALCGTNLVGDRDTGQLHLVRRGPLEVSHGGPPLRIEQPSLLLFPRPTPHRFDSDPLRGADMACADLHFEGGAQNPLAAALPVFACVPLAELGASATVLELLFEEAFERRCGRQAMVDRLFEVVMIQLLRHLMEQGEVRSGLLAGLSHQRLRHALVAMHESPAREWTLEELADVAGMSRSVFAGTFREVVGLTPGQYLQGWRVRLAQQALRRGRPLKVVASEVGYGSEAALSRAFKAHAGVSPRAWKRQHQEAPA; encoded by the coding sequence ATGGTCGATCGGCTGGCGGTACTGCTCGAACGTTTCCCGGTCAGCGCGCGCGTGTTCAACGCCGGCGCGCTGTGCGGCACCAACCTGGTCGGGGACCGCGACACCGGCCAGCTGCACCTGGTACGGCGCGGTCCGCTGGAGGTTTCCCACGGCGGGCCGCCGTTGCGGATCGAGCAGCCAAGCCTGCTGCTGTTTCCGCGGCCCACGCCGCACCGCTTCGACAGCGACCCGCTGCGTGGCGCCGACATGGCCTGCGCCGACCTGCATTTCGAGGGTGGGGCGCAGAACCCGCTGGCCGCGGCGCTGCCGGTCTTCGCCTGCGTGCCGCTGGCCGAACTGGGGGCATCGGCCACGGTGCTGGAGCTGCTGTTCGAGGAGGCCTTCGAACGGCGCTGCGGCCGCCAGGCCATGGTCGACCGCCTGTTCGAGGTGGTGATGATCCAGCTGCTGCGCCACCTGATGGAGCAGGGCGAGGTCCGCAGCGGCCTGCTGGCCGGGCTGTCACACCAGCGCCTGCGCCATGCGCTGGTGGCGATGCACGAATCCCCCGCGCGGGAATGGACCCTGGAGGAGCTGGCGGACGTGGCCGGCATGTCGCGCAGCGTGTTCGCCGGCACCTTCCGCGAGGTGGTCGGGTTGACCCCGGGCCAGTACCTGCAGGGCTGGCGCGTGCGCCTGGCGCAGCAGGCCTTGCGCCGCGGGCGACCGCTGAAGGTGGTCGCGTCCGAGGTCGGCTACGGCAGCGAGGCGGCGCTGTCGCGTGCGTTCAAGGCGCATGCGGGCGTGTCGCCGCGCGCCTGGAAGCGGCAGCACCAGGAGGCCCCGGCCTGA
- a CDS encoding FmdB family zinc ribbon protein, which yields MPIYAFQCDACGHAFDRLQKLSDADPDTCPSCNAPGRIRRQVTAPSFRLAGGGWYETDFKKDGDKKRNLADGGGSKSSDSSSASSSPATAATS from the coding sequence ATGCCCATCTACGCCTTCCAGTGCGACGCCTGCGGCCATGCCTTCGACCGCCTGCAGAAGCTGTCCGATGCCGATCCGGATACCTGCCCCTCGTGCAATGCTCCCGGCAGGATCCGTCGCCAGGTGACCGCGCCCTCGTTCCGGCTGGCCGGTGGCGGCTGGTACGAGACCGACTTCAAGAAGGACGGCGACAAGAAGCGCAACCTCGCCGATGGCGGTGGTTCCAAGTCGTCCGATTCCTCGTCCGCCAGCTCCAGCCCGGCCACGGCGGCCACCAGCTGA
- a CDS encoding phosphoglycerol transferase I, with protein MTGAVLVLALAAALALLLASPHRARTKAALLGCVLALLSLWWMVDRLSGDGLDAATLYHLYSGIEGAGVADFSGLLAATLVLLALSLLVPLFLARRLRRQPPPLRPRPAVFPGFLAAIVVAVVASPLAHDGWRLYQHTRPVDASRVAAEYVVPDRPLRERRNIVWIYAESLERTYFDESVFPGLMPNLTRLAGEALDFRQVASPPGTGWTIAGLVASLCGVPLTAARGDENSMGRMEQFLPGAHCLTDYLAQQGYGLHFSGGADSAFAAKDRFLASHGFGTVKDQAWFRERGTAKKHFSAWGVHDDVLLDSVYEDFLRLSRAGTPFMLTALTMDTHHPAGHLPQACRDVRYDSPHGDVGLLRAIACSDRLIGQLVERIRQSPHGEDTLVVIASDHLAMPNDLGDVLAGMTRENLLLFLGSGQEPRQVATRGSTLDTGATLLQLLDPELHELGFGRSLLAGDARPAASLAAREAPDRYPLYLGFARQLWTGRETRTLRIEDDRVVAGVQRIRPPVMLEYDQGWDIASIVLEDAPRQFAQRDPDNILAYVDRCTAFLDEPSGGEWCALVVDRNNARTLYAEEDLLRGIQVDAPLQEAADARPRPRRAFTVARENRKMQPGQYQLRMQARNLPSHSFWLEAVSDDGTVVRAREWVQVDPDSPGQQIRLPVWLDSSVDQLVIRAWLDYTEELEVDRVAVVRARNVAAAPRG; from the coding sequence ATGACGGGGGCCGTCCTGGTCCTGGCGCTGGCGGCCGCCCTCGCGCTGCTGCTGGCCTCCCCGCACCGGGCGCGCACCAAGGCCGCCCTGCTGGGTTGCGTCCTGGCTCTGCTGAGCCTGTGGTGGATGGTCGACCGCCTCAGCGGCGACGGCCTGGACGCGGCCACGCTCTACCACCTTTACAGCGGCATCGAGGGCGCCGGCGTGGCCGACTTCAGCGGCCTGCTGGCGGCCACGCTCGTGCTGCTGGCGCTTTCGCTGCTGGTTCCGCTGTTCCTGGCCCGGCGCCTGCGCCGCCAACCGCCACCGCTGCGCCCGCGGCCGGCGGTGTTCCCCGGCTTCCTCGCCGCGATCGTGGTGGCGGTGGTGGCCAGCCCGCTGGCCCATGACGGCTGGCGCCTGTACCAGCACACCCGCCCGGTCGACGCGAGCCGGGTCGCCGCCGAGTACGTGGTCCCGGACCGGCCGCTGCGCGAGCGCCGCAACATCGTCTGGATCTATGCCGAGAGCCTGGAGCGCACCTACTTCGACGAATCGGTGTTCCCCGGGCTGATGCCCAACCTCACCCGCCTGGCGGGCGAGGCCCTGGACTTCCGCCAGGTCGCGTCGCCGCCCGGCACCGGCTGGACCATCGCCGGCCTGGTCGCCTCGCTGTGCGGGGTGCCCCTGACCGCCGCCCGCGGCGACGAGAACAGCATGGGCCGGATGGAGCAGTTCCTGCCCGGCGCGCACTGCCTCACCGACTACCTGGCCCAGCAGGGTTACGGCCTGCACTTCAGCGGCGGCGCCGATTCGGCCTTCGCCGCCAAGGACCGGTTCCTGGCCAGCCATGGCTTCGGGACGGTCAAGGACCAGGCCTGGTTCCGCGAGCGCGGCACCGCGAAGAAGCACTTCTCCGCCTGGGGCGTGCACGACGACGTGCTGCTGGACAGCGTGTACGAGGACTTCCTGCGCCTGTCGCGGGCCGGCACGCCGTTCATGCTCACCGCGCTGACCATGGACACCCACCATCCGGCCGGCCACCTGCCGCAGGCCTGCCGCGACGTGCGTTACGACAGCCCGCATGGCGACGTCGGCCTGCTGCGCGCGATTGCCTGCAGCGACCGCCTGATCGGCCAGCTGGTCGAGCGCATCCGCCAGAGCCCCCATGGCGAGGACACCCTGGTGGTGATCGCCTCCGACCATCTGGCCATGCCCAACGACCTCGGCGACGTGCTGGCCGGCATGACCCGCGAGAACCTGCTGCTGTTCCTGGGCAGCGGCCAGGAGCCGCGCCAGGTCGCCACCCGCGGCAGCACCCTGGACACCGGCGCCACCCTCCTGCAGCTGCTGGACCCGGAGCTGCACGAGCTCGGCTTCGGCCGCTCGCTGCTGGCCGGGGACGCGCGCCCGGCCGCCAGCCTCGCCGCGCGCGAGGCGCCGGACCGCTACCCGCTCTACCTGGGCTTCGCCCGCCAGCTGTGGACCGGGCGCGAGACCCGCACCCTGCGCATCGAGGACGACCGCGTGGTCGCCGGGGTGCAGCGCATCCGCCCGCCAGTGATGCTGGAGTACGACCAGGGCTGGGACATCGCCTCGATCGTGCTGGAGGATGCGCCGCGCCAGTTCGCCCAGCGCGATCCCGACAACATCCTCGCCTACGTCGACCGCTGCACCGCCTTCCTCGACGAGCCTTCCGGGGGCGAGTGGTGCGCGCTGGTGGTGGACCGCAACAACGCCCGCACCCTGTACGCGGAGGAAGACCTGCTGCGCGGCATCCAGGTCGATGCGCCGCTGCAGGAGGCCGCCGATGCCCGCCCGCGTCCGCGCCGTGCGTTCACCGTGGCGCGCGAGAACCGCAAGATGCAGCCGGGCCAGTACCAGCTGCGCATGCAGGCGCGGAACCTGCCCTCGCATTCGTTCTGGCTGGAGGCGGTATCCGACGACGGCACCGTGGTCCGCGCCAGGGAATGGGTCCAGGTCGATCCGGACAGCCCGGGCCAGCAGATCAGGCTGCCGGTGTGGCTGGATTCGTCGGTGGACCAGCTGGTGATCCGCGCCTGGCTGGACTACACCGAGGAGCTGGAGGTCGATCGCGTGGCGGTGGTGCGCGCGCGCAACGTGGCCGCCGCACCCCGCGGCTGA
- the aspS gene encoding aspartate--tRNA ligase encodes MRTHFCGLVDESLIGQTITLAGWTDVARNLGGVCFIDLRDHEGIVQVTVEPDNAEVFPVAASLGYEDVIQVEGVVRARHAVNDKIRSGKVEVIATRITILNKAAPLPFHAHENPTEETRLRYRYLDLRRPEMQRMQRTRIKLVQALRRHLDAAGFQDIETPILTKATPEGARDFLVPARMHPGEFYALPQSPQLFKQILMVAGFDRYYQIARCFRDEALRADRQLEFTQLDMEFAFVRERDVQDFVEDMIRAIFKEVVGVELEAQFPRMTWAEAMRRYGSDKPDLRIDLELVDVAELVKDSQFAVFTGPANDPDGRVAALRIPGGASLSRKQIDEYAAHAAKFGAKGLAYIKIDEAGAISSPIQKFFSEDAFAALLKHVGAGNGDIVFFGAGGYNKVSDFMGALRLKAGKDFGLVAEGWRPLWVTDFPMFEWDEEEQRYVALHHPFTAPAVDDIAELRAHAKTAVSRGYDMVLNGNEIGGGSIRIHRPDMQSAVFELLGIGAEEAEAKFGFLLDALKYGAPPHGGIAFGIDRIAALMAGTESIRDVIPFPKTTSAQCLMTGAPSPIPAAQLAEVHVTVREASLHKQ; translated from the coding sequence ATGCGTACCCATTTCTGCGGCCTGGTCGACGAATCGCTGATCGGCCAGACCATCACCCTCGCCGGCTGGACCGACGTCGCCCGCAACCTCGGCGGCGTCTGCTTCATCGACCTGCGCGACCACGAAGGCATCGTCCAGGTCACGGTCGAGCCCGACAACGCCGAGGTCTTCCCGGTCGCCGCCTCGCTCGGCTACGAGGACGTGATCCAGGTCGAGGGCGTGGTCCGCGCCCGCCACGCGGTCAACGACAAGATCCGCTCCGGAAAGGTCGAGGTGATCGCCACCCGCATCACCATCCTCAACAAGGCCGCGCCGCTGCCGTTCCACGCGCACGAGAACCCGACCGAGGAAACCCGCCTGCGCTACCGCTACCTGGACTTGCGCCGTCCGGAGATGCAGCGCATGCAGCGCACCCGGATCAAGCTGGTGCAGGCCCTGCGCCGGCACCTGGACGCGGCCGGCTTCCAGGACATCGAGACCCCGATCCTGACCAAGGCCACCCCGGAAGGCGCGCGCGACTTCCTGGTCCCGGCGCGCATGCACCCGGGCGAGTTCTACGCCCTGCCGCAGAGCCCGCAGCTGTTCAAGCAGATCCTGATGGTGGCCGGCTTCGACCGCTACTACCAGATCGCGCGCTGCTTCCGCGACGAGGCCCTGCGCGCCGACCGCCAGCTGGAATTCACCCAGCTGGACATGGAGTTCGCCTTCGTCCGCGAGCGCGACGTACAGGACTTCGTCGAGGACATGATCCGCGCCATCTTCAAGGAGGTCGTGGGCGTGGAGCTGGAGGCGCAGTTCCCGCGCATGACCTGGGCCGAGGCCATGCGCCGCTATGGATCGGATAAGCCGGACCTGCGCATCGACCTGGAGCTGGTGGACGTGGCCGAGCTGGTCAAGGACAGCCAGTTCGCGGTGTTTACCGGCCCGGCCAATGACCCGGACGGCCGCGTGGCCGCGCTGCGCATCCCCGGTGGCGCCAGCCTGTCGCGCAAGCAGATCGACGAATACGCCGCCCACGCCGCCAAGTTCGGCGCCAAGGGCCTGGCCTACATCAAGATCGACGAGGCCGGCGCGATCTCCTCGCCGATCCAGAAGTTCTTCAGCGAGGACGCCTTCGCCGCGCTGCTGAAGCACGTGGGCGCCGGCAACGGCGACATCGTGTTCTTCGGCGCCGGTGGCTACAACAAGGTCTCCGACTTCATGGGCGCGCTGCGCCTGAAGGCCGGCAAGGACTTCGGCCTGGTCGCCGAAGGCTGGCGTCCGCTGTGGGTCACCGACTTCCCGATGTTCGAGTGGGACGAGGAGGAGCAGCGCTACGTGGCCCTGCACCACCCGTTCACCGCCCCGGCGGTGGACGACATCGCCGAGCTGCGCGCGCACGCCAAGACCGCGGTGTCGCGCGGCTACGACATGGTGCTCAACGGCAACGAGATCGGCGGCGGTTCGATCCGTATCCACCGCCCCGACATGCAGAGCGCGGTGTTCGAGCTGCTGGGCATCGGCGCCGAGGAGGCCGAGGCGAAGTTCGGCTTCCTGCTTGACGCGCTCAAGTACGGCGCCCCGCCGCACGGCGGCATCGCCTTCGGCATCGACCGCATCGCCGCGCTGATGGCCGGCACCGAGTCGATCCGCGACGTGATCCCGTTCCCGAAGACCACCTCGGCGCAATGCCTGATGACCGGCGCGCCCTCGCCGATCCCGGCCGCACAGCTGGCCGAAGTGCACGTAACCGTCCGCGAAGCCTCGCTGCACAAGCAGTGA